One Pseudochaenichthys georgianus chromosome 7, fPseGeo1.2, whole genome shotgun sequence DNA segment encodes these proteins:
- the LOC117449894 gene encoding serine/threonine-protein kinase WNK2 isoform X4, with protein MEPNSYSEVHQELQYPSVSNSQRELAPHMYETMGDGNVNHVDSVGRGVSDPSASSYQRNVHQRFIRRSLWFSDADEQTFEAPECDNRNKILNINLRTIVDRTRGTSGIQEGSSTESQGGHKDSATESASADEEKEKGGDSLNPTCNGGGGGKAAMKASSEENEEEAEMKAVSTSPGGRFLKFDIELGRGSFKTVYKGLDTETWVEVAWCELQDRKLSKVERQRFKEEAEMLKGLQHPNIVRFYDFWECPLKGKKCIVLVTELMTSGTLKTYLKRFKVMKPKVLRSWCRQILKGLHFLHTRTPPIIHRDLKCDNIFITGPTGSVKIGDLGLATLKAASFAKSVIGTPEFMAPEMYEEHYDEAVDVYAFGMCMLEMATSEYPYSECQNAAQIYRKVTSGVKPASYNKVMDPEIKEIIGECICQKKEERYTIKELLNHAFFAEDTGVRVELAEDDDGKKDSIALKLWVEDHKKLKGKYKETGAIEFMFDLEKDVPEVVAQEMVESGFFHESDAKTVGKSIRDRVALIKWRRERTVSAAAAADLADAGQRVQMTPSQGISAGVAHVGQPLLEPEEPEADQHNRLRNLPASATSVTSDSTLDSGMGSTVYSDSHSSQQSVLYQSLLEPITMATQQCQSGSPPLTDHPHSCEKGEVWGATLSPDLRTRLGATTRRGSAPVLDSQRANQISQLHALIQSQRSVSPTPTAPEVRLELSPPDLHSEAKDGFPSLSALPVLYVPSHNECRRFSDTSILPLPVSTSENSTQPVRGGRRHSDLSSLLSLTSHHNHQLAMQRGQVCQACLSLLLLRSREGSYHRPSVAMPHHHCPCDFRQTLSPGRLKGFGDSSDFSLLQQSLFNIISRKAAPCHTTHTQATMLHPSAAYRMARSDGDCSLKRHLLSGTLVGDREPLQDTETRALGVASSAGHQNQPSVQGVPSSSTAVHAPQQYLQPGHSYPAPPYVGQHTAAAPAQASQCSVNLQHTASAANYTPQSVQQTQVAANISASAVPQHVAQSYQAPGHQAPGHQAPGHQAPGHHQQQQQATAASTFPLKVQQTCQNCVAQPQKQASGYPNPVQQQTAAAAPAQSYSLTSVASNMAATAQNHPTLAPSALQHIVNLPSQHPGPSASTPALYSQQIPTQQEHQLNTQSHIHLTQHAGQAYIQPQVQHCQETQHTLHQQLTQQPNMSPYHHQVHASTLQKHSQEAMQTAGQQWSHDVSQVQTPAHLLHQTASPVVQVAAAQQSYPAAGLPDAACHSYTHPALGALQQETAAGQSQYHAAQSAAAPLTYGGQQFQPYLCNAAFLNQNLSAGHSISQLGQDGQNLSQSASSVPAQALPHQQSIAQAPVHQQLQPLQISNFLPPPHPSQFPSHYPTIQVMTAVPPCEPSHPHSFTAPHPSTSSSLNSIFLSPGQTVPPSVSPLSPLQIENVLVSPIPMSLIPSPSLMLRKVGATSPQHQPATVLLQSVRSEAPHSQPAFMSAPTAHPIHTHNAPCQNTHPPTNGSAQPLIQVPQQAQISHPEHVPSAQPPQPVGFSSPLHNGSDPGTVSTAPQLDNNHPCQLAPQAQSQVQSQIPVLQPSDPQRVSYGSASSSLTQQKQLGSLTGAAGQGPAETNMEDQATEKHTGGQSYDSVNSDATSGKEMSDGYEGTYGGKGEGKVRKHHRRSTRTRSRQEKINRPKLSMLNVCNTGDKMVECQLETHNHKMVTFKFDLDGDAPEEIATYMVENDFILPLEKEMFIEQLKDIVDKAEDMLSEDTEGERNSDHGGSPKQSEGAVGAEGLKASAPSTPQLVYQQNVLHTGKRWFIICPVAETPIIDKEKTTSNTSTAQESENSAMSSVRRNSSTASAATQVTSLSSQSLSSSSSLPPAPQTSVQPQDQNIDKTRIQPPQPCVTKHALAHHNTSFPVEEPCISAASLVSDIPCCSIVPPVSLTVNAIDKGAASGLTSNQKNSPSGDPAPQLASHQSVVLQQPYATPLQPGTVISQPQSPAHQTCQGSGLQQPASGGPGESDSDGPRRVEFTDRTIKTLDEKLRNLLYQEHAPSQPTGIALDPQAPCTEGVSTPGVSDSQSAEGALTKKKGDQLPQIPERTDSVGAISDSAVGATNRVLDRRDETTSSGSNGSKSRFQIIPTPPDVICRLEKSMTGFSTCSSPAPSSGSGGSHMQTLGPGRKEKDCFAVGRLNVTAAADHEEEGTSKPLSSNRYSAPPNFYHVTPTSSPDLTPRHIPRAQTIGTPTHHSYHHASHLYFDSADEDSSGVAQPAPPAHAPSAHSGSDLMKRAVAFLRRTGRSKSEQSSDSPSRPPVAMNGHATSPPAHSSYISSDNDSEFEDADMRKELQKLREKHMKEISELQVFQRGEIEHLYTELGKMLPSNVGLLHAAPPSGRRRKASKHKLKAGKLLNPMVQQLKNNLSTASERKGESAASSSSSPAKSSILSDGSAHSSGSSSSSSHTSAAPEQVHTQQPCSLKGSFSSDNIYAGLHGDGTTNQAGQGWTVYHQTSERVTYKSSSKPRTRFLSGPVSLSIWSSPHTTTAQTASSQTQPAFATPSPSPQPITRLAQVQTNNSNNKRGTFTDDLHKLVDDWTKETVAAANQPRPSLNQMKQQRRQQDLEGSVSPVGAAAQEMKCHVGPRKFQLPLSCPLTAALGPGTPSNLAPNSAALPPGYGMAPGPLYPQQWSGMPSPVGSGGPVGLLGAARTMPYVPTANQAYNLMHEPENGHCPNTARTT; from the exons ATGGAGCCTAATTCATACTCGGAGGTCCACCAAGAATTACAATACCCCTCTGTATCTAACTCTCAGCGTGAACTGGCCCCACATATGTATGAGACCATGGGTGATGGCAATGTCAACCATGTGGACTCAGTAGGGAGGGGGGTGAGTGACCCCAGTGCGTCCAGTTATCAGAGGAATGTGCATCAGAGATTTATCAGGAGGAGTCTGTGGTTCTCGGACGCAGACGAGCAGACCTTTGAAGCACCTGAATGTGATAACAGGAATAAGATCCTAAACATAAACCTGCGGACAATAGTGGACAGGACACGGGGGACCAGTGGGATACAGGAAGGTTCCAGCACTGAAAGTCAAGGTGGGCATAAAGACAGTGCAACCGAAAGTGCCAGTGCGGATGAGGAGAAGGAGAAAGGTGGAGATTCCTTAAATCCCACATGcaatggtggtggtggtggtaaaGCTGCTATGAAGGCATCCAGTGAGGAGAACGAAGAGGAGGCCGAGATGAAAGCAGTCTCCACATCTCCAGGAGGAAGATTCCTGAAGTTTGACATAGAACTGGGGAGAGGGTCCTTCAAGACGGTCTACAAGGGCCTGGATACTGAGACCTGGGTGGAAGTTGCCTGGTGTGAGCTGCAG GATCGCAAGCTGTCTAAAGTGGAACGTCAGCGCTTCAAGGAGGAGGCAGAGATGTTGAAGGGTCTTCAACATCCTAACATCGTCCGTTTCTACGACTTTTGGGAGTGTCCCCTTAAAGGGAAGAAGTGCATTGTCTTAGTAACGGAGCTCATGACGTCGGGAACGCTCAAAAC CTATCTGAAGCGTTTCAAGGTCATGAAGCCAAAGGTTCTGAGGAGCTGGTGCAGGCAGATCCTGAAAGGCCTTCACTTTCTCCACACCAGGACCCCTCCCATCATCCACAGGGACCTTAAATGTGACAACATTTTTATCACTGGACCTACAGGCTCGGTCAAAATAGGAGATTTGGGGCTGGCAACACTTAAGGCGGCTTCCTTTGCTAAGAGCGTCATAG GCACCCCAGAGTTCATGGCTCCGGAGATGTACGAGGAACACTACGATGAGGCTGTGGATGTGTACGCCTTCGGCATGTGTATGCTAGAGATGGCCACTTCAGAGTATCCCTACTCCGAGTGTCAGAATGCTGCTCAGATATACCGCAAAGTCACTAGT GGAGTGAAGCCAGCCAGCTACAACAAGGTCATGGACCCTGAAATCAAGGAGATTATTGGGGAGTGTATCTGCCAAAAGAAAGAGGAGCG GTACACCATCAAGGAGCTGTTGAACCATGCCTTCTTTGCTGAGGACACAGGTGTTAGGGTGGAGCTAGCTGAGGACGATGATGGGAAAAAGGACTCGATAGCCCTTAAACTTTGGGTGGAGGACCACAAGAAGCTAAAAGGAAAATACAAGGAGACTGGTGCAATCGAGTTCATGTTTGACCTGGAAAAGGACGTCCCTGAGGTCGTGGCACAAGAGATG GTGGAGTCTGGCTTCTTCCATGAGAGTGATGCTAAGACTGTGGGAAAGTCGATCAGGGACCGTGTGGCACTGATCAAATGGAGAAGAGAGAGAACCGTGTCTGCTGCGGCGGCAGCGGACCTAGCTGACGCGGGTCAGCGGGTCCAGATGACTCCGTCTCAGGGCATCTCCGCTGGGGTAGCACATGTAGGGCAGCCTTTGCTGGAGCCAGAAGAGCCAGAGGCAGACCAGCACAACAGGCTGCGTAACCTACCAGCCAGTGCAACCTCAGTGACAT CAGACAGCACACTGGATAGTGGCATGGGCTCCACCGTCTATTCCGACTCCCACAGCAGCCAGCAGAGTGTCCTCTACCAGTCCCTGCTGGAGCCTATTACTATGGCAACGCAGCAG TGCCAGAGCGGCAGCCCTCCTCTAACAGATCATCCACACTCCTGTGAAAAGGGGGAAGTATGGGGGGCCACACTGAGCCCTGATCTCAGGACTCGTTTGGGAGCTACAACCCGGAGAGGAAGTGCTCCTGTTCTTGACAGTCAAAGGGCAAACCAGATTTCCCAACTGCATGCCCTCATTCAGTCGCAGAGATCTGTAAGCCCCACCCCCACAGCACCAGAGGTCCGGTTGGAGCTCAGCCCCCCTGATCTTCACTCAGAGGCTAAGGATGGGTTCCCCTCCCTGAGTGCTCTGCCCGTGCTATATGTCCCTTCACACAATGAGTGCCGTCGCTTTAGTGACACCAGCATCTTACCTCTACCAGTGTCCACCAGTGAGAACTCAACGCAGCCGGTGCGGGGGGGACGCAGACACTCGGACCTCAGTAGTCTTCTGAGTCTGACCTCTCATCATAATCACCAGCTGGCAATGCAAAGAGGCCAGGTGTGCCAGGCCTGCCTCTCTTTGCTTCTCCTGAGGTCAAGAGAAGGGAGCTACCACCGCCCTTCTGTTGCCATGCCACACCACCACTGTCCATGTGACTTTAGACAAACCCTTAGTCCTGGGCGGCTGAAAGGTTTCGGTGATTCTTCTGATTTCTCACTACTGCAGCAGTCACTGTTCAACATAATAAGCCGCAAAGCCGCCCCGtgtcacaccacacacacccaagCCACCATGCTGCACCCCTCAGCTGCCTACAGGATGGCCCGCAGTGACGGAGACTGCAGCCTGAAGCGCCATCTCCTTAGTGGCACTCTGGTTGGGGACAGAGAACCCCTCCAGGACACTGAGACCAGGGCTTTAGGAGTG GCCAGTTCCGCAGGTCACCAGAATCAACCATCTGTACAGGGCGTGCCATCATCCAGCACAGCCGTGCACGCACCGCAGCAATACCTCCAGCCCGGACACAGTTACCCTGCTCCTCCATATGTTGGCCAACACACTGCTGCAGCCCCGGCTCAAGCTAGTCAATGTTCAGTCAACCTGCAGCATACAGCCAGTGCTGCGAACTACACACCTCAAAGTGTGCAACAGACTCAAGTGGCAGCAAACATTTCAGCATCAGCTGTGCCACAACATGTTGCACAAAGCTACCAAGCACCAGGACACCAAGCACCAGGACACCAAGCACCAGGACACCAAGCACCAGGACACcaccaacagcagcagcaggcgaCAGCGGCTTCGACTTTCCCTTTGAAAGTCCAACAGACTTGTCAGAACTGTGTAGCCCAACCTCAAAAACAGGCGTCAGGATATCCTAATCCAGTTCAgcaacagactgctgctgcagcgccAGCACAAAGCTACTCTCTTACATCTGTAGCCTCAAATATGGCAGCCACGGCCCAGAATCATCCTACACTAGCTCCCAGCGCACTGCAACACATAGTCAATCTGCCAAGTCAGCATCCTGGTCCAAGCGCCTCCACACCAGCACTTTACAGCCAACAGATACCCACTCAGCAAGAGCACCAACTGAACACTCAGTCCCATATTCACCTGACACAACATGCTGGCCAGGCCTATATTCAGCCTCAAGTCCAGCATTGCCAAGAAACTCAGCATACCTTACACCAACAACTGACACAGCAGCCGAACATGTCTCCTTATCATCACCAAGTACACGCCTCAACTCTACAGAAGCACAGTCAGGAAGCCATGCAGACAGCAGGTCAACAATGGAGCCACGATGTATCCCAGGTTCAGACCCCAGCTCATCTACTTCATCAGACGGCATCGCCAGTTGTGCAGGTGGCAGCCGCACAGCAGAGTTACCCTGCAGCCGGGCTACCTGATGCTGCGTGTCACAGCTACACACACCCTGCCCTCGGTGCGCTGCAGCAGGAGACTGCCGCAGGGCAGAGCCAGTACCACGCTGCTCAGTCTGCAGCTGCTCCACTGACATACGGAGGACAACAG TTTCAACCCTATCTTTGCAACGCTGCTTTCCTGAACCAG aaCCTCTCTGCTGGTCATAGCATCTCACAGCTTGGACAAGACGGGCAGAATCTCAGCCAATCAGCTTCAAGTGTGCCAGCCCAGGCTCTGCCTCATCAACAGTCAATAGCTCAGGCTCCTGTCCACCAACAACTCCAACCGTTGCAGATTTCTAACTTTTTGCCACCTCCACACCCATCCCAG tTTCCTTCACACTATCCCACAATCCAGGTGATGACAGCTGTGCCTCCCTGTGAACCCTCCCACCCTCACTCCTTCACTGCCCCTCACCCTTCAACCTCTTCCTCACTTAATTCCATCTTCCTTTCCCCTGGACAGACTGTGCCACCCtctgtctcccccctctctcctttGCAAATTGAAAATGTGTTGGTTTCACCCATCCCCATGTCCCTCATACCGTCCCCCTCTCTCATGCTCCGTAAGGTGGGAGCCACATCCCCACAGCACCAGCCCGCCACTGTTCTGCTGCAGAGCGTTAGATCTGAGGCTCCTCATTCACAACCTGCATTTATGTCGGCACCAACCGCCcaccccatacacacacacaatgcccCGTGCCagaacacacaccctcccacaAATGGCAGCGCTCAGCCTCTGATACAG GTTCCTCAGCAGGCCCAGATCAGCCATCCTGAGCATGTCCCCTCTGCCCAGCCCCCCCAGCCTGTAGGCTTCTCCTCACCTTTGCACAATGGTTCAGACCCAGGCACAGTCTCCACTGCCCCCCAGCTGGACAACAACCACCCCTGCCAGCTGGCCCCGCAGGCCCAGAGTCAGGTTCAGAGCCAGATTCCTGTGCTGCAGCCCTCTGACCCTCAGAGGGTGTCATATGGGTCTGCCAGTTCCTCCCTGACTCAGCAGAAACAACTCGGTTCTCTCACCGGAGCTGCAGGTCAGGGTCCAGCAGAGACCAACATGGAG GATCAAGCCACAGAGAAACACACTGGAGGACAAAGCTATGACAG TGTCAACTCTGATGCCACATCGGGGAAGGAGATGAGCGACGGTTACGAGGGGACATACGGAGGTAAAGGCGAAGGGAAAGTCCGCAAACACCATCGCAGGTCCACCCGCACTCGCTCTCGGCAAGAGAAGATTAACAGGCCAAAGCTCAGCATGCTCAAT GTGTGCAACACTGGCGATAAGATGGTCGAGTGTCAGTTGGAAACTCATAACCACAAAATGGTTACTTTCAAGTTTGACCTGGATGGAGATGCACCGGAAGAGATTGCCACGTACATG GTGGAGAATGATTTCATCCTGCCTTTAGAAAAAGAGATGTTCATTGAGCAGCTGAAGGACATTGTGGACAAGGCTGAGGACATGCTGAGTGAGGACACCGAGGGCGAGAGGAACTCTGACCACGGAGGCAGTCCCAAACAGAGTGAAGGCGCTGTGGGAGCAGAG gGATTGAAGGCTTCTGCACCAAGCACACCACAGCTGGTGTACCAGCAAAATG TCCTCCACACTGGCAAGCGCTGGTTTATCATCTGCCCTGTGGCGGAGACACCTATTATAGACAAAGAGAAGACTACATCCAACACCTCTACAGCCCAGG AATCTGAAAACTCTGCCATGTCATCAGTCAGGCGCAACAGCAGCACAGCTTCAGCGGCTACTCAAGTCACCTCTTTATCCTCCCAAAgcctgtcctcctcctcctccctgccCCCCGCGCCTCAGACCTCGGTGCAACCTCAAGACCAAAACATTGACAAAACCCGGATCCAGCCGCCTCAGCCCTGTGTAACCAAACATGCCCTCGCCCATCACAACACATCCTTCCCTGTGGAGGAGCCTTGCATCTCCGCTGCCTCTCTGGTATCGGACATTCCATGCTGCTCTATTGTGCCGCCTGTCTCTCTGACTGTGAATGCCATCGATAAAGGAGCAGCTAGTGGTTTGACATCTAATCAGAAAAACAGTCCTTCTGGAGACCCAGCCCCTCAGCTGGCCTCCCATCAGTCTGTGGTGCTGCAGCAACCCTACGCCACGCCCCTGCAGCCGGGGACAGTCATCTCCCAGCCGCAGAGTCCAGCACATCAGACCTGCCAGGGGTCCGGCCTCCAGCAGCCGGCGAGTGGGGGGCCGGGCGAGTCGGACAGCGACGGACCGCGCAGGGTGGAGTTCACAGACCGCACCATCAAGACTTTGGATGAGAAGCTGAGAAACCTGTTGTACCAGGAGCATGCTCCATCCCAGCCCACCGGCATAGCGTTGGACCCCCAAGCCCCCTGCACAGAGGGAGTCAGCACACCTGGAGTGTCAGACAGCCAGAGCGCTGAGGGGGCACTAACAAAGAAGAAAGGGGATCAGCTG CCTCAGATTCCTGAGCGGACGGATAGTGTGGGTGCAATAAGTGACTCTGCAGTGGGAG CGACTAACAGGGTTTTGGACAGAAGAGATGAGACAACCAGCTCTGGTTCAAATGGCTCTAAAAGCCGTTTTCAA ATCATCCCCACACCACCGGATGTCATCTGTCGTTTAGAGAAAAGCATGACTGGTTTCAGCACCTGCAGTTCCCCAGCTCCCTCTAGTGGCTCCGGAGGGTCTCACATGCAGACCCTGGGCCCTGGCAGGAAAGAGAAGGACTGTTTTGCTGTGGGCAGATTGAATGTGACGGCTGCAGCTGAtcatgaggaagagggaacaTCCAAACCCCTCAGCAGCAATCGTTACTCTGCCCCGCCAAACTTCTATCATGTCACCCCCACCTCCAGCCCCGACCTCACCCCCCGGCACATCCCCCGGGCCCAGACCATCGGCACTCCGACCCATCACAGCTACCACCATGCCTCTCACCTCTACTTTGACTCGGCAGATGAAGACAGCAGTGGTGTAGCCCAGCCCGCTCCCCCCGCTCATGCTCCGTCTGCGCACAGTGGAAGCGACCTCATGAAAAGGGCAGTGGCCTTCCTGCGGCGCACTGGCCGGAGCAAAAGTGAGCAGAGCTCGGATTCACCGAGCAGACCGCCTGTGGCAATGAACGGACACGCCACCTCGCCTCCTGCCCACTCATCCTACATCAGCAGTGACAACGACTCGGAGTTTGAGGATGCAGATATGAGGAAAGAGCTGCAGAAGCTGAGAGAAAA ACACATGAAGGAGATTTCTGAGCTGCAggtgttccagagaggggagATTGAGCATTTGTACACGGAGCTGGGTAAAATGTTGCCCTCCAATGTCGGCTTGCTTCATGCAGCACCCCCAAGCGGCCGCAGGCGCAAGGCCAGCAAACACAAGCTGAAGGCTGGAAAACTGCTCAATCCCATGGTGCAGCAGCTCAAAAACAACCTGAGCACCGCCAGCGAGAGGAAAG GTGAGAGCGCTGCCAGCTCTTCCAGTTCCCCGGCGAAGAGCTCCATCTTGTCGGACGGCTCGGCCCACTCCAGTGGCAGCTCCAGCTCCAGCAGTCACACCAGCGCCGCCCCAGAGCAGGTGCACACCCAGCAGCCCTGCTCCCTGAAGGGCTCCTTCTCCTCGGACAACATCTACGCTGGGCTACACGGAGACGGGACGACTAACCAAGCAGGCCAAG GCTGGACGGTTTACCACCAAACGTCAGAGAGAGTCACCTATAAATCTAGTAGCAAACCACGCACTAGATTCCTCAGTGGACCTGTGTCTCTGTCCATCT GGTCTTCTCCCCACACCACCACCGCTCAGACGGCCTCCAGTCAGACACAGCCGGCATTCGCCACACCCTCGCCATCACCCCAGCCAATCACACGGCTCGCTCAGGTCCAGACCAATAACAGCAACAACAAGAGAGGCACGTTCACAGACGATCTTCACAAGCTGGTAGACGACTGGACGAAGGAGACTGTTGCGGCAGCCAATCAGCCGCGGCCCTCCCTCAACCAGATGAAACAGCAGAGACGCCAGCAGGACCTGGAGGGCAGTGTGTCGCCCGTGGGAGCAGCTGCACAAGAG ATGAAATGCCATGTCGGTCCCCGCAAGTTCCAGCTGCCTCTTTCCTGCCCCCTGACTGCTGCTTTAGGCCCCGGTACGCCCTCAAACCTAGCTCCCAACTCGGCAGCGCTCCCTCCTGGGTACGGGATGGCTCCTGGCCCTCTTTACCCGCAGCAGTGGTCCGGCATGCCCAGTCCTGTAGGGTCCGGGGGTCCTGTAGGCCTGCTCGGTGCTGCAAGAACGATGCCCTATGTCCCAACGGCAAACCAAGCCTACAACCTCATGCACGAGCCCGAGAATGGCCACTGTCCAAACACCGCTAGGACTACCTAA